The sequence TCAAACTTGATGAGGTTGGATTCAATAGCACAGTTGCAGAGAATTCATCTTATTTTGAAATGCAGTAAAATATAAACAAGAAAACAGTCTCTTCAAGCTGATATGAGAATAAGATTCCCACGAGAATACAATTTAATGGCCAGAAGCCAAATACTTTAGTCTAAGAAAATTCACTCTCTAGTCAAAGCCAAAACATAAAAACACAGAATTCTTCTTCTTACAAGACCATTTAACAAAGTAGTTTAGAGCATTTTATATTGTGTGCGCTGCTAGTACAACACAATAAATTTTACTGTATGATGTACAAAGAAATTGAAATATCTATCACCCTTTTCCTTGAGTGAAATTTCGTATGCcagaattaattttaaatcagacaaGGGGTGACATCTGACACTCACCAGACTGATTCCACACAAAATATAAGCATGAATATATTTTTGGTACACCACTCATAAGTATGATTTGAAGATGATTGTGTTGAAGTGTCCATCATATTACATATGACATCCCACTCAGAGCTAGAGAGTAGACTCGGTCGTGTTTATGATTATattgaatataaatttattatttatgctcaagcaataattataaatttataataaccTTGGTCGTAATCCTCGCTTGAAAGCAACATAACAGAACTTCTCATCTTCAAAGCCACGTAGAGGACCCTTGGATTGCTACATAATAAAGGCAAAGACAAAAACTCTAAGATAAACAGTTCATAAAATCAATTGATTACAGACTCCTTCATTAACATCATTTAGATaactatatattaaaaaaatgatgaagtcAAAGCGGGCATTTGACGTGAAGTGTTaaaatgatttatcaattaagtATTCAAATTGTCTCACTACGCACGCTAGGAATTACATAAAGTCTACATCTCTTTGTGCTGCGGACTGAGTGTCCATGTGTGGAATAGCAGTAGAGTGCGGTTTTGACAAAAACCTTGTATAATCGCTGTGATGATGTCCTCTCCAGGCGTTGCACAAAATGACAGTATTTGTCTGTATTCTGCAACGGGCACGGTCCATCATGAGGACACTGCAACACCGTCGTCAATTTTAAACAACAGCGTAAAAAAAGTTTTGAGATCCATTAGACTCACAAGGAACTTGCCGGTTCTAAGTTAATAGAGTGCAACTTATGAATGAGGAAAACCATCAACTTACAGGTGCAACTATAAATGCACCGGTTTTAAGTGTCAATAGATCCTTGGAGGCTTTATTGGCAGCATTTTGCAATTTGCGATTTCTCTATAAAAATAGAAAACCAGATTAAATTTTAAGAAGAATAGCACAAAGAAGAATCCATGAAATTCAAACACCAGTAGTTGAAAGTTGAAACTGAACATTTTAGAGATTTTACCCTTTTCTCCATCCATAAGATATGGGATCGCATTTGAGATATGATACTTGATCCTTGTGGTGTCCCAGGCTCCACCAGAATCTGTAACTCGTGAGAAAAAATTGATTAGCAAAATAAAAAGCAATTTTTTTCCCTCTGAAATTCAACTTTTTTAAAAAGGTATGAAATTCAACTTTTTGCGCATCAATAATAAATGCAGACTTTGAAGAAAAGGAGCTCTGACTATGAAAGTCATCGAGAGAACTTTCCATAACACGTGACACATATATCTCATGTAAACTGCAAAATTCCTCATGTTTGCTGAAATCATCAGTGGATCATCCTGGTCAGAATAAATGTGGTGTATTCTTCAACCAAGTTAGTTACATGAAGGACACATATGCTTGAATGCGTAATAGTATAATATCCACAATTGCTCATATCAGGTTGTTTCTTGGCTGGACAGGCACCACTTGATATCTGCCTTGcaaatttgggaaaaattgtTGATTACCCAATAGCTCATAATGGAGTCTTAATTGTGTCAAAACCCATGGATTGTTCAGAAAATTTTATATtcgcaataaaaaaaatttctcacaAAACAGAACACCATTTTAAAGACAGAACTGGGAGGGAAGGAAAGGAAGACAACATAAGAGGAAGGGCTAATTCCTCCCATTTACACGTGCCTCTACTAGAGCTTCTAGGATTAATTTAAATGCATACAAGGCACCTGACTTTGCATCTTTAGTTTTATTCTTAAATGCCCTCAAATCTCTCTCTATCCTCATCCATATGCCAGAGAAGTCACTACGCAAACATTTTCCCATTTGTGACTCAATTTGTTTCACATTGATTGTGTAAGTTAAATATTTTGCTGTCGAGCCAGCTCCAAAATTTGGCTGTGTCAACAAACCCATAAAAAGGATGGTTTCAACAAATATGGATGAGAGTAGAAGTAAATATATTACGAATAAATGGGTATAATCCAAAAACCGACTTAGCAATCACTAAGAGGAATATACATGCTAAAAAATTGGTTTTAGAACATTACCAGGATATCTCCAGTGAGATCCCAGAGTTGGCGCACTAGGGTAATTCTGTCCTTCACAGATGGTATCTCTCCAAGCACATACGACTTCACCCAATTTCCCAAAACAGTGAGATGTTAACCACATAAGCTCACATAATTCGTAGAAAAGGAGAAGCGGAAAAAAATGTCTTCCACAAGTAACAAACTCATTTCACTTGTACCCAATGTCACTTAACACACAATAAGGTCTGTTGAGATACTTACAGCAATAACAAGGTCATGTTGCCTGCCAGACTTGTTAATATGCTTAGTCAACAACTGGATGTTATCATAGCTATGGATCAGGGGCAAATTTTGTAGTCCTGCGATTTTACCAATATGAAAATAAGAATCGGCCAATGATACTcagattttatattataaagatTTGGTACAGTGGAAAAAGGAGCGTCTTTGAAAATATTGCAGAATGATAGTACAACCTCGTGTATAAGATATCAACCAGAAGGTAAATACTACTCAAATGATGCTTCCTCTAATTTTTGAGTGATCAAAACTAAATAAAACTAACGGCATTGCATTTATCTATTATCGTGAGAATTATCTCACTTATATGGagcttaattattttttaacacaCACTCAAGCGCGCATTACCCATAACCTCAAGTCTATGATAGCAACACagaaataaagtaaaaaattgTACCATATGTACAAGAATGGCAACTGTCATTCAGAATATCACAATTCTATTTATCATAATACCACCTTTCATCAGGCTCTGTCCTGCTCTTTGCATTGATTGTGACGGCTCCACCAAGTTAATCTGCTCCAATGACCCTGGCCACACCTCCGTCAATGCCCTAACTCAATTTGAATATATCCACAATTTTAGctcatccataatcattgaattCCTAAAAATAAAACGTAATGCTCACCATAATGCTGAACTGGTTCCTGCCCCAAAATCTAGTACTTTCGCTGGAACAAAATCAGGAACCCTTCTTCTCACCTGGGAATTCATTTGAAcgcaaaaaatcattttcactTCTCTACATTCAAGAAAAATTTGACGAAAATCCCTTGAAAAAAGAATTCAGTTATATACACAACTAAAAAAAGTCCAAGCTCTGCGATTCTGACTCACTGATTCTGGAGGGTGAATATCAATCAATATCAAGCACCCCTCAGAGAGATTTATAAACATCAAGTGACTTTTGATTTTTTACCCCTGAGAGGCATGGTTTTCCCAATaaatatttaacataatcaGTTATTTTTCACACGGGACATACAAAAGTACATTAGCACGTTGCATCGCTCTGAAAAACATTTGAAGACTGATATATGGTAGAAAGAATAATACAGAGGAACGGTAAGTACACTCGCTAAATAGTAACAAAACCCTTGGAATTTACATTCCTGAaccagaaaaatatatttttggggGGTCGAAGAGGTCAGACTTGCACAACTAATAACAAATTAATATGTACAAAGACAGAGTAGTGCCCAAGCTCGCATGTACACTCACTTTTATACCTCACTGAGTACGCGGTAAAGAGCAGAGTATACAGCAGGCATGCGTGCAGCAACATAAGCGATAGCCTGATCTTCTTGATATTTAAGGCCAGTATCCCCATAAGCAGACTTAACTTTCCACCTCTGTGAACATTCATTGGCTTTGAGCGGGTCTTCCACCAGCTCCTTCGAGGTCGATGCTGGAAGAAGCAAGTTCGCTTCCTTAATCGCATTGAATGATTGCGACAAGCTCAACACTTTCCTCTTCATATGAACAACCTCTTGAtctataacaaaaataaaaaatagaaccAAACAAAACTGAACCCAGAagtaaataaattaacaatatTATGAAACATGGAAAATTAAACAGGGGAAAAAAATTGATTGGAACAATCACATCCGGAAAACCTGTTACTTTTTCTGCTCTCGCTTTCTTACCTTGGAGGTACTTGTCAATGGCAGAGCGTAGATGAACGGGGACGATGTGACAGCGCTGAGACAGTTTGGCCGCAGCTTTTAGAGTTTCGGCTGTGAATTTCGGAAGTGTTTCGGAGATCAAGGCGGCCATTTTCGAACAATTGAAAGTTCCACCTCGCAAGGGTTTTACGCCTATGcctatattaaattaaaatattaaatggtaaaatatttttaaaaaaataaaataaaaaataaaatcgcaAAAAGATGAAAAATTCTCCTAAAAAAACGACTTGCTCCTTCCTGTTGCAAGTTTTTTACTTTAAATGAGCAATTGGCATTCACTACACCATGCAAGATAAATAAGCACGGCAAAGTTGAGCGGTATGTAAATAGCTCTTTCGGTAAAAATCAAGTTCAAACACTCAAAAGATGTCACAGATGTTGATTCTCCAAAACACATGCAAAAAAAATGCATTTTATTTTgatcatgttttatttatatggCTTAAAACACTAATGAATATTGAACTTTTGTCTGTCTTGAAATCAGTATTGAACTTCATTGTTTCGGGAGGTCAGTATTGTTTTTCTCACTTTGAAGTTTTGTGTTTTGCGTCAGATAATACAATTTTGTCTTTCATAAATCAATCATAGTTCTATCATTGATTCCTTAAATGTATCATTCAAGAGTCCTTACACGGTctaattagataaaataatttcagaTTATCGGGTAGAATGTGTTAATGCAACAACATGTGTCTTGCTGCTCAAGCATATCACCGAGATCGACTGAAAGCAATCCGGTGAAGTGAGTTCGTTAATTATATACACCAACACTTGAAGAAATGGTCTCACTTTTGTTTGTTCTATAAATATCCAATTACGTGACGACAGTGGTCACCAAATTGTagatttgatttgttttttctttgatAGTGAACTTTATCTTTAATGTTCTTGACAAGATTTCATGTCTCTTAATTATAACATTTCATATTACTAAATTTTATGTTTACCTAATTTTATTAAGATACAATAAATTCATTCACGTATGTGAGTAAGTTACGAATACATTATCATCTTCAAAAagataatcaataaaaaaaacatacatgTTACAAATACACTTACAACACTACAATTGTAAAATTAGTATATATAAGTTTAACTTCAAATACacttttaaaagtatttttttaaaaatacacatGTCACATTTTTAATTCGATAGTAATAGATATATCATAATGTTCATTGGATAGTATGCATGGTCAAACGTTTTGGGAGTCGAAGCTATACATATATGAATGAGTGTGTATCTTACGTATTTGACCCATGCGGAATGGAGGATGCTTCCCACCGtaatttaaccaaaaaaaaaaaaaaaccaacatttttttgtattaaaaaaaatatttcatattctagaaaaaaaaaatattttacttacCTTTTACTTTTGAAAAGTGAAGTGTATATGATTCCGATGTCACTGTCCTGGGAAACTTCGTGATATCCAGCAGTGTCTTTCTCGAAACAAAACTTTCATTTCACcgtaataatttattataatatttgtggTCACTTTAAAATATcggtaaatttcaaaaaaataactCTGTCAATGTTTGAATTAAAATTCAGTACCTAGCCATTATTTCTTAGAAATCAGTACCTGAAAAATCTATACATTTAGTTTTAACTACCCATAAAGCAAACTTTACATTTTTaccctttattatttaaataaatatattattttatccacaaaaattatatcatttttctccatttaaaatataattttaacaaaatattgtttctcaattatcatggaataaaagtaaatacttattttgacatacaaagtacATATTATGtggtttcagatacttgatttcgctctttgaatactccaaatatataaaaaaatattatattttcgagtattcaccataaattcagtcattgttggtcctttcatgaaaaatgcattaggatgacttattcatgtcattttatttttattaaaaaaaacataggtcATCACTcaacatgaaataagattaagtatttattttgaccaacaaaatacttattttggaGTTCTAAATGCTTGATTTtactctttgaatactccaaatatgtaagaaaatactggatcttcgagctatcacaataaattcaataattgttggtactttcattgaaaatgcattaacataacttattcatgtcatctaatttttgaaaaaacgcagtttctcactcattgttgaattagaaaaattacttattttgttcgataaaatacctattttcgggttccaaatatttgatttggctatttgaatacttcaaatgtgtaagaaaatacttaagtttcaagtaatattaagtgacttttgattgtgtcatttgtgaagttaaaatgtgatacttaaattggtacacatagtatctaattagagtaaataaatatatgattttaccccgtaaatactcatatccaattatttgaggatgccaaaatataatttgaagttaatattaagtgacaccGATGATAATATTCGCGAAGCAAAAATGTGAGacttaaattaatacaaataatacataattcgagttcacaaatacttgattttaccttttaaatactcaaattcgattgagtatgtcaaaatatataatttgaaaatattattgaatattttttgatgatgagatttgtgaataaaaaacgtgctacctaaattggtacaaatattacctaatttgatttcacatatacttgattttacccttttaagactcgattttgattattttgggatataaaaaatatagtttcaagtaatattgagtgactttttatgtgtcatttgtgaagttaaaatatgatacctaaattagtacaaaaaatatctaattcgagtatatcaatactttattttactccctaaatgacaagtattttaatttgagtttgcaaatacttgattttgtaaATGAGATACTTATAATAAGTATTAAAATACCGGATATTCGAAtaagcaacgtaagttcaccaaatattggtatttttatggaagatatatttggatgacatattcatatcatttaataataataaaaaaaacaaattctcaactaaacatgaaaattttaaagtacttagttttacttgagaagtacctaatttgagtttgcaaatacttgatttcgtaaatgagatactcacaatatgtattaaaatactagatattcgaataggcaacgtaagttcaccaagtattgATATTACCATGGAAtaagcatttggatgacatattcatatcatttaatattttttctgtaaaagaaaaaaaattcccaactaatcataaaaaatttaaagtatttgtttttatttgagaagtacctaatttgatattgcaaatatttaatttggaacatgagatactcataatatataatagaatactggatattcgaatatgcaacgtaagctCACCAAGTGTTTATCTTTCCTtgaaagatgcatttggatgacatattcatcttatttaatttttttttttgtaaaaaaaaacaaattatcaactaagtattgaaattttaaaatacttatttttacgTGAGAAGTATCtaatgtgatacttaaattaatacaaataatgcctgatatgagtccacaaatacttgattttaccatttaaatactcaaattcgattatttgatggTGTCAAACTATATAATTTGACGTCAATATTGAGTTTcctttgatgatgagatccgtgaaataaaaatgtgatacctaaattgttacaagtattatataattagattccactgataattgattttaccctttgaaaaataaaatttgataataagtataatgaaagaatattgatgcatataatgaatgattaccatgatgaataatgaactatgtttattcatttaaatgatatgaataagtATCCTAATGAATTTTCCATGGAAAGATtgtatattcgaatatccagtattttaatgcatattgtgagtatctcatttacgaaatcaaatatttgcaaactaaaattaggtatttctcaagtaaaactaagtactttaagaATTTCATGCTTATCTGagaattttttaacaaaaaaaatattaaagaagaTGAATATGTAATCCATGCTtagtgatcgagcaaaactttcaTTGTAAAATTCTTAGTAAAAATTAACAATATTCAAACTCGAAATAAttgcaagtgcacgatgtcaagtaataatatagcCATGGACTTtcaataatcgcaagtgcacgatgtcaaaaTGTTCCATGCTTAGTGATTGAGCAAAACTTTCATTGTCTAAGGACTGtatttctcaattattattCTCAGTTATTCAATTTTTAGTGGCGATACTTCAGATGATTGTTTACTACTacgattattaaataaaaactcaatgaaatggttcaaggattaaatgatgaaataaataagctagaatgattgattaaagttcaatgagaaaagaatttgttgggaatctcgGTTTACCTACCCATCGCTAATCTAATTAATTCATTCGACAATTATCTAAGCTTTCGACGAGATTTCATATCCAATTGAACACGCCCTCTcaagctatgccaaactaattcaacttagtgaagtaattaaatctctttaattatttatcaattgtGAATTGCACGTCGTTTTATTAAATCCCATAGCTTTCGACCTATTGGACTATGATTATCGACGTGTATCCGACTTCATATTTCTctgtaaattgtaaatccacggattatgctactcgttcctatcacgggCTATTCTCTCAAAGAACATCGTCCGGAAATCTTCAAATCTTCGCTCTAAGCTTTTTTTCTCTTTCAAAGCTTTGTGGCTGCTGAAAAGTCcttgaacatgtcatccaaatgcatcatGGATGGAAAcgcgagcacttggtgaactcatgttacatattcgaatatccagtattttaatactcattatgagtatctcatttaccaaatcaagtattttaaactaAAAGTAGgtatttcacaaataaaacttagtacttgaaaaagttcaatacttagttgcgaatttatttttttaacaataaaaaaataattaaatgaaatgaacatatcatccaaatgcatcttggatagaaatgcgagcacttggggaacttacgttgcatatgctaatatctagtattttaatactcattcagagtatttaatttaacaaatcgagtattttaaaattgaaattaggtatttcgcaagtaaaactaagtatttgaaaaagttcaattattagttacgaatttgttttttttaacaataaaaaaataattaaatgaaatgaacatgtcatccaaatgcatcttggatggaaatgcgagcacttggtgaacttacgttgcatattcgaatatccagtattttaataccaattatgagtatctcatttaccaaatcaagtattttaaaattgaaattaggtatttcgcaagtaaaactaagtatttgaaaaagttcaatgcttagttacgaatttattttttttaacaataaaaaaataattaaatgaaatgaacatgtcatccaaatgcatcttagatggaaatgcgagcaattggtgaacttacgttgcatattagaatatccagtatttttaTACCAattctgagtatctcatttatcaAATcgagtattttaaaattgaaattaggtatttcgcaagtaaagctaagtatttgaaaaagttcaatgattagttacgaatttgttttttttaacaataaaaaaataattaaatgaaatgaacatatcatccaaatgcatcttggatggaaatgcgagcacttggtgaacttacgttgcatattcgaatatccagtattttaatactcattatgagtatctcatttaccaaatcaagtattttagaATTGAAATTAGgaatttcgcaagtaaaactaagtacttcaaaaagttcaattagttgcgaatttgtttttttttttttaaataaaaaatatttaaattcaatttacatgtcatccaaatacaTCGAGAATGATGAGTGGAAAGAGaagatgacaaaaaaaaatggtatttatataattttttattaattaaaagggtaaaaaagtaaaaatacatgaaaaatgtaGTAAAAGCTAAGTTGGTCTTTTTTCAggtattaaaatacaaaaaaaaactgatGAGTACTGAATACAGGTGTATTTTTCTCCAATTCACCCTTAAAATATTAAcattaataatttcacaaaaactcttgtgagacggtctcggaTCAATTTTGTAGgtcgaatcttttatttgggtcatctatgaaaaatattattttttatgctaagaatattacttttttattgtgaatatcgtgagattgatccgtctcacagattaaaatTCGTGAGACGGTCACTTACTGTCATAATTTATGGCAAATGAATGAATGATAATTAGTTATTGACAATCACCTGTGCgcaattttatataattaaattaaataaatcggactcttaaaattccataaaagaCTGCTTGTTCCAAAAGCTAAGTCAAAGAGGTCGGCGAGAATCTTCAAGCGGTCAAGCCCACCCTCTCTTTCACATCCCACCTATAAATTCCGATCTTCCAACTTTATCGTCTCCATAGATTTAAGAAAAACCTACGGATTGTTCAAAGTTATTATTAATCATTAATATTTTGCTGTTACTTTAATATAATAATGGAGTTGGAGATAAGCAACATATTGTCGAAGGTGGCGCTGTTCATTCTTGTTCAAGCTCTTGTGTATTTGATTCTATCTCAGTCTTCCGATATTTTCTCCAAGACCCAGAGAACACACAGCTTCAAGCCTGCTCGTTCTCTCAGCATCCGCCGTTGGGCCGCCGCTCTCGCGGATATTCCGGCAGGCAGCGAGTCGTCTCCGCCGACGAGAGCAGCTGGGTTTTTGCGTTCTTTCAGCAGGAAAGGTTGATGTGCTCTGCGGAGGTGATTCATTTTCCGGAAATATTAGAAGCTTAAAGATATATCATACGTATAGTGGCCGAGTGTGAATATTCTCTCCTTTTTTAGGGGAAAATTATGAATTATATTCCAAGTTATTTTGTTCTTGTTGATATTGTACGTGTTGTTTTAGTTATTTTGTCGGCCTTAAATAAGaagtattttaaatgttttgcatataatatatacacacactaaTAGACTCGATTCGTACCTGcaataaaaaatagtattttttacgtaaaaaataatatttttcatagatcgATCCACTTAGAGATTCTTTTCATATAATTGATTTGCGATATTGTCTCGTATGAGTTTTTTCGATAACATAAACAATGGTGATAGTTGTAGTAATATAGTAACGATTATTAGAAGATTTGCTTTGCAAGGAAAAACTTTGATTTGGACAGAGAATTTGATGCGaagatgaattttaaaaatgtatttgaaatgatatttattttgggtatatttataattattattgcaTCTACATTGATTAGTAAAAGATGAATTTAAAATGAACTCAACATAACTTAATCCAAACAATGAAATGAATTAATTCATCCCTTACAATTTCTTCATTGTAATTTGTTTAGTGGTCATACTATACATAGTGACttctcatttaaaaattattattcaaaaatatatacatttataGTTTTAAGATTAAGAAAATGTGATACTCAATAGTTTTTGTATTTTATGGAAAATATTACTTAAACTAATTAATCAAATCATAGATTTATTGCTTTAGTCCAAGTTAAGAACTAACAGTTTGCAGTATTTCATCTAGTTCTAGGAAACATTGGCCATAGACAAATGAtttctaaaatataaattatttattttaaaaccacATTTTGGctcatatttgaaaatttctataaattcgTTGTGAAATTAATTGATTTCGGGtcaattttgataaataatcaaCTCCTACCCTTTCTATTGATGATAGGAACTTTAtcttatataatttaaactatTCACTAgaatttggttttaaaaaaattattactggGATATTTATATATGaggtaaaattataaaaataaataaataatttaaacatatcTAAGAAACCAgggtttgattggaaaaatgttaaaattaaaCATTTCCGAGGAGCCAGGCCTCCAGGGTTTCTCCCAGGGACCGGGCCCCGAAGCCCTGGCTGATCATAATTGTTCAAAAATTTTACTGGGCTGGggtttcactttttttttttaattacgtAATAATGcttttgaattatttgaaatcattattatttttaattaaaaacagtGAGTAAATAATTGAATTGtgtgaaaatattattatataaaaagttaaagtgcttaaaaattaataattaaatataatcatcaaaataaacagaAAAATCAACTAGTCGTTATTTTTATTAGAATTAATTATGAAACTCTACCTGCTCCAGGCAAGGCGTCATCATTTGGGCATCAGCAACAGAattaagataaaataaataaaaattgcagAACATAATTAGCGTATTATTGAGAGTCTCCGtttcttattttattcaatGTTTAGAAGTGGGAGGCATTTCAAGTCAACCCTacttattatataaaataataaataaaaattgcagAATATACAAGTACACACGTTAACTATATCTATTTTtagacaaaaatttatgtgagacgatctcacggatcgtattttatgagactaatctcttatttggatcatccatgaaaatgtattactttttatgctaagagtattactttttattgtgaatatcggtagagttgacccgtctcacaaataaagattcgtgagaccgtcttactcTTATTTTTAAGTGTAACCAAAGACATTTGGCGGCGGTATTTATCAATGTCAACACCGGGTATCAACAAGAAACGTGGAGACAACCACCCCCATACTCTTTCAAATAGCCTACTTTGAATAAACTAAACGAAACTGAACCATCTAATATTCAAAGTCGATTAAAATACGAGCAAGTTTAGGTAAATTGCTATGCTCAAGAAGATGACAGCCATGCTTTCACATTGCTCATATTCGAAAATATCATTgacttgataaaaaaaaaaagaagaagaagaagaagacatCATTGGCTTTTGTGGAACAGATGCTCCAAGGAGAATCAACACAATATAAATCTATTCAGGTTCATGAACTTGTACAACAATGTCCCCA comes from Primulina huaijiensis isolate GDHJ02 chromosome 17, ASM1229523v2, whole genome shotgun sequence and encodes:
- the LOC140963410 gene encoding uncharacterized protein → MELEISNILSKVALFILVQALVYLILSQSSDIFSKTQRTHSFKPARSLSIRRWAAALADIPAGSESSPPTRAAGFLRSFSRKG
- the LOC140963414 gene encoding rsm22-cox11 tandem protein 2, mitochondrial-like: MAALISETLPKFTAETLKAAAKLSQRCHIVPVHLRSAIDKYLQDQEVVHMKRKVLSLSQSFNAIKEANLLLPASTSKELVEDPLKANECSQRWKVKSAYGDTGLKYQEDQAIAYVAARMPAVYSALYRVLSEVRRRVPDFVPAKVLDFGAGTSSALWALTEVWPGSLEQINLVEPSQSMQRAGQSLMKGLQNLPLIHSYDNIQLLTKHINKSGRQHDLVIASYVLGEIPSVKDRITLVRQLWDLTGDILILVEPGTPQGSSIISQMRSHILWMEKRRNRKLQNAANKASKDLLTLKTGAFIVAPCPHDGPCPLQNTDKYCHFVQRLERTSSQRLYKQSKGPLRGFEDEKFCYVAFKRGLRPREPWPLDGMKFDTLKEMHAKRIPEDLEKDVESQLFTLEGQNDLYEANEKTAVSDSNASETDSLVENDDVEEEYDEDKPGEMPRADLGSGWGRIIYMPFRRGNRVELDVCRSTNGEGTEGSFDRVVITQSKNPTLHHQARRSIWGDLWPLRGENSQRFYM